A stretch of Planctomycetota bacterium DNA encodes these proteins:
- a CDS encoding mechanosensitive ion channel family protein — MVLSPTARSVRHGRHAAAWQAIALVMASILVGGFAAPRAAADEGPLEPLDMASPQATLAGFLSTVDRVAANFKNPDARRGVRGENARLIRRALGCLDLSAIPSSLVESEGREAAVCLKEVLDRIPLPPLAAIPDAAAVKSAGIERWRLPGTEITLVRIAGGPRAGDFVFSADSVGRAEEFFARVRDLPYRPDAGTPGLFESYVQLGGPLVPEALINALPAWVHATVAGETVWQWGATLVVVLVGLALVWGALRIRSRAAGDRLEVVERLLLPATLVAVGLAVDSLCTQQIRLTGDTLVAVKVAARAVMLVGVVTGVLDAVAWATEWFLTWRGLGNDSIEGQVVRLASNVGRFLLVAWILIATADSFGVPVTPLVAGLGAGGLAIALASQYTVENLIAGLVIFADKPVRIGDECQYGSVRGRVERIGLRSTRIRGTDRTVISIPNAEFAKSQLVNYSGRDRIPLAITLTLPAGGGPAVLRQRLESLRVLVAAHPGLDPEASSVTLGDPSGDGVAVEIAAVCLGSDERAARASREQLLLEALEV; from the coding sequence ATGGTGCTTTCCCCGACAGCGCGGTCCGTTCGGCACGGTCGCCATGCCGCTGCGTGGCAGGCCATCGCCCTCGTGATGGCCTCGATCCTCGTCGGCGGGTTCGCAGCCCCCCGCGCTGCGGCCGACGAGGGCCCGCTCGAGCCGCTCGACATGGCCAGCCCGCAGGCGACGCTCGCCGGGTTCCTCTCGACCGTCGACCGCGTCGCCGCCAACTTCAAGAACCCCGACGCCAGGCGCGGCGTGCGCGGTGAGAACGCGCGCCTGATCCGCCGCGCGCTGGGTTGCCTCGATCTTTCGGCGATCCCGTCGTCGCTCGTCGAATCGGAAGGGCGCGAGGCGGCGGTGTGCCTCAAGGAGGTCCTCGACCGGATCCCCCTGCCGCCGCTCGCGGCGATCCCCGATGCGGCGGCGGTGAAGAGCGCGGGGATCGAGCGCTGGCGGCTTCCCGGGACCGAAATCACGCTGGTCCGTATCGCCGGGGGCCCGCGCGCCGGCGACTTCGTCTTCTCCGCGGACTCCGTGGGCCGCGCGGAGGAATTCTTCGCGCGCGTCCGCGACCTGCCCTACCGGCCCGATGCCGGGACGCCGGGGCTGTTCGAGTCGTATGTCCAGCTCGGCGGGCCGCTGGTGCCCGAGGCGCTGATCAACGCCCTGCCCGCCTGGGTCCATGCCACGGTCGCCGGCGAGACGGTGTGGCAGTGGGGGGCCACGCTCGTCGTCGTGCTCGTCGGGCTGGCGCTGGTGTGGGGAGCGCTGCGGATCCGCAGCCGTGCGGCGGGGGACAGGCTCGAGGTGGTCGAGCGGCTCCTGCTGCCGGCAACGCTCGTGGCCGTGGGACTTGCCGTCGACTCGCTCTGCACGCAGCAGATCCGCCTCACCGGCGACACGCTGGTGGCGGTGAAGGTCGCGGCCCGCGCGGTGATGCTCGTCGGCGTCGTGACCGGCGTGCTCGATGCGGTCGCCTGGGCGACCGAGTGGTTTCTCACCTGGCGCGGCCTGGGGAACGATTCGATCGAGGGGCAGGTGGTGCGGCTGGCGAGCAACGTTGGCCGGTTCCTCCTCGTCGCCTGGATCCTGATCGCCACCGCCGACTCGTTCGGCGTGCCGGTCACGCCGCTGGTGGCGGGGCTCGGGGCCGGCGGGCTGGCGATCGCGCTGGCATCGCAGTACACGGTCGAAAACCTGATCGCGGGCCTGGTGATCTTTGCCGACAAGCCGGTGCGGATCGGCGACGAGTGCCAATATGGATCGGTGCGCGGCCGCGTGGAGCGGATCGGCCTGCGGTCGACGCGGATCCGCGGCACCGACCGGACGGTGATCTCGATCCCCAACGCCGAGTTCGCCAAGTCGCAGTTGGTCAACTATTCAGGGCGCGACCGGATCCCGCTGGCGATCACGCTCACGCTCCCGGCCGGGGGCGGCCCCGCGGTCTTGCGGCAGCGGCTCGAGTCACTGCGGGTGCTGGTCGCCGCCCATCCTGGGCTCGATCCCGAGGCGTCGAGCGTGACGCTCGGTGATCCGTCGGGCGATGGCGTCGCGGTCGAGATCGCCGCGGTCTGCCTCGGCAGCGACGAGCGCGCCGCCCGCGCCAGCCGCGAGCAATTGCTGCTCGAGGCGCTCGAGGT